In Microcoleus sp. FACHB-672, one DNA window encodes the following:
- a CDS encoding MBL fold metallo-hydrolase, which yields MANSHSSDFVVQFWGVRGSVPSPGKDTVRYGGNTSCMEMRLGDKRLIFDGGTGLQRLGQHLLKEMPVTADIFFTHYHWDHIQGFPFFTPAFIQGNSFHIHGAVPPDAESMKQHFIERVLHPNSPVPISGMQADLKFSEVMPGDVITLDDITLETGHLNHPNNAMGYRVTWRGHTVFYCTDTEHFPDRIDESVLHLARDADLFIYDAMYTDEEYHNPKSPKIGWGHSTWQEGARIAKEAGVKRFVVFHHEPTHSDEFLDRMAEEVYATCPNAVLAYEGMILDVTEPARLMEPVKS from the coding sequence ATGGCAAACAGTCATTCCTCCGATTTTGTTGTCCAGTTCTGGGGTGTTAGAGGCAGTGTTCCGTCCCCCGGAAAAGATACGGTTCGCTACGGCGGCAACACCTCCTGTATGGAAATGCGCTTGGGTGATAAACGCCTGATTTTTGATGGCGGCACCGGCTTGCAACGGCTGGGGCAACACCTGCTCAAAGAAATGCCGGTTACAGCCGATATATTTTTTACCCACTATCACTGGGATCACATTCAAGGGTTTCCGTTTTTCACCCCTGCCTTTATTCAGGGCAATAGCTTCCACATTCATGGTGCTGTTCCCCCTGATGCAGAGTCGATGAAACAACATTTTATTGAACGGGTGCTTCATCCCAACTCGCCGGTGCCGATCTCGGGGATGCAAGCAGATCTGAAGTTTTCTGAAGTGATGCCCGGTGATGTGATCACACTGGACGACATCACCCTAGAAACCGGCCATCTCAATCACCCCAATAATGCAATGGGATACCGGGTGACGTGGCGGGGACATACGGTGTTTTACTGCACCGATACCGAACATTTCCCGGATCGCATCGATGAAAGTGTGCTGCATCTGGCTCGTGACGCGGATTTATTCATTTACGATGCCATGTACACCGATGAGGAGTATCACAACCCGAAATCACCGAAAATCGGTTGGGGGCACTCAACTTGGCAGGAAGGGGCGAGAATTGCCAAGGAAGCCGGGGTAAAGCGATTTGTTGTGTTTCATCACGAACCCACTCACTCGGATGAGTTTCTGGATCGGATGGCAGAGGAAGTCTACGCAACTTGCCCGAATGCGGTACTTGCTTATGAGGGGATGATTCTGGACGTAACTGAACCAGCCCGCTTGATGGAGCCGGTGAAAAGTTAG